A DNA window from Castanea sativa cultivar Marrone di Chiusa Pesio chromosome 7, ASM4071231v1 contains the following coding sequences:
- the LOC142644499 gene encoding protein SRC2-like — protein sequence MTKVITTMTQRKKKPVDLNGRSNPEWGALFDFDIDIVEAQQRQLYLIVRLESHRNVSCLGGKFIGQVRVGLGELLNDFGDADDKKLVTRSVINRKGEAQGRLTFSYKFGRTQDHPPAALPQPENGNPVAQIPQRRNSDGHSIVRGAVGGVTSGLVTTLADILLNDT from the coding sequence ATGACGAAGGTAATTACTACTATGactcagagaaaaaaaaaacctgttgACCTAAACGGTCGTTCAAACCCTGAGTGGGGAGCCCTCTTTGATTTCGACATAGACATTGTTGAGGCCCAGCAGAGACAGCTTTATTTGATTGTTAGGCTCGAATCTCACCGCAATGTTTCCTGTCTTGGCGGCAAATTTATCGGTCAAGTTCGTGTTGGCCTTGGAGAACTGCTTAATGATTTTGGTGATGCTGATGACAAGAAATTAGTCACACGAAGTGTTATAAACAGGAAAGGGGAGGCCCAAGGGAGACTAACTTTTTCGTACAAGTTCGGAAGAACTCAAGATCATCCACCTGCAGCTCTTCCTCAACCTGAGAATGGAAATCCGGTGGCCCAGATTCCGCAAAGGCGTAACAGCGACGGTCACTCAATTGTTAGGGGAGCTGTGGGGGGAGTGACGAGTGGGTTGGTCACTACACTGGCAGACATTCTTTTGAATGACACCTAA